A genomic window from Silene latifolia isolate original U9 population chromosome 11, ASM4854445v1, whole genome shotgun sequence includes:
- the LOC141611704 gene encoding jasmonate-induced protein homolog — protein MAAMQKQDMRWEHIVAKMKNQTPTVMHCERYIKWSMPDTGPSPPPIEATGVTSFTGFVSKGAVVYVSSTKETCSVAWLLAWDRPDKYYFIPPCPNKVYVACGPKSVIEKMSDEEIQKKLDDAPSAEVAAIDPITKATVHAKLEDTIGIEMIPIDTALDACFGVAV, from the exons ATGGCAGCGATGCAAAAGCAAGACATGCGATGGGAGCACATAGTTGCAAAGATGAAGAACCAGACCCCAACCGTGATGCATTGCGAACGTTATATTAAGTGGTCTATGCCCGATACTGGCCCATCACCCCCTCCAATTGAAGCCACTGGTGTGACTTCCTTTACTGGGTTTGTGTCAAAGGGAGCGGTTGTCTACGTTAGCTCCACCAAGGAAACGTGTTCAGTTGCATGGCTCTTGGCTTGGGATCGTCCTGATAAGTATTACTTCATCCCACCGTGCCCAAATAAG GTTTATGTTGCCTGCGGGCCAAagagcgtgattgaaaaaatgagCGATGAAGAAATACAGAAGAAGCTAGATGATGCGCCTTCAGCTGAAGTCGCGGCCATCGACCCAATCACAAAGGCCACCGTGCACGCCAAACTCGAGGACACGATCGGTATTGAAATGATTCCAATTGATACTGCCCTTGATGCATGTTTTGGAGTAGCCGTTtaa